One Vibrio sp. 16 genomic window carries:
- a CDS encoding flagellin, protein MAITVNTNVSAMTAQRHLTNATDLLNQSLERLASGSRINSAKDDAAGLQISNRLETQMSGLDVAVRNANDGISIMQTAEGAMNETTNILQRMRDLSLQSSNGSNSQAERTALQEEMAALNDELNRIAETTSFGGRKLLNGSFASSSFQIGASSGEAVQVSLKNMRSDSLEMGGFSYVAAGKADANWQVGQGNHVLNMEYTNARGEQEVIQIKAKAGDDIEELATYINGQTDKVSASVNEEGQLQIFMAGKETAGTLSFSGNLANELQMNLAGYEAVDNLDISDVGGAQRAVSVIDTALKYVDSHRAELGALQNRFNHAITNLDNVHENLAASNSRIKDTDYAKETTQLVKQQILQQVSTSILAQAKQQPNLAITLLG, encoded by the coding sequence ATGGCCATCACTGTTAATACCAATGTTTCTGCAATGACTGCGCAGCGTCACCTGACGAATGCGACGGATTTGCTGAATCAATCTCTGGAGCGTTTAGCTTCGGGGAGCCGGATTAATAGTGCAAAAGATGATGCGGCCGGACTGCAAATATCTAACCGACTCGAGACTCAAATGAGTGGTTTGGATGTGGCGGTGCGAAACGCCAATGATGGGATCTCCATCATGCAGACGGCGGAAGGGGCGATGAATGAAACCACCAACATTCTTCAGCGTATGCGTGACTTGTCACTTCAATCGTCCAATGGCTCCAATAGCCAAGCTGAACGAACCGCATTACAAGAAGAAATGGCAGCTTTGAACGATGAACTGAATCGAATCGCTGAAACCACCTCTTTTGGTGGTCGAAAATTGCTCAATGGTTCGTTCGCTTCGTCGTCTTTTCAAATTGGCGCCAGCTCAGGTGAAGCGGTTCAAGTGTCACTCAAGAACATGCGTTCTGACAGCTTAGAAATGGGCGGTTTTAGTTACGTTGCAGCAGGCAAAGCTGATGCCAATTGGCAGGTTGGGCAGGGAAATCATGTCTTGAACATGGAATACACCAATGCTCGCGGTGAACAAGAGGTCATTCAAATCAAAGCCAAAGCGGGCGATGATATAGAAGAGTTGGCGACCTATATCAATGGTCAAACCGATAAAGTCTCCGCTTCGGTGAATGAGGAAGGCCAGCTACAAATCTTTATGGCGGGTAAAGAAACCGCAGGGACACTCTCGTTCTCGGGTAACTTAGCCAATGAACTGCAAATGAACCTAGCGGGTTATGAAGCGGTTGATAACCTCGACATTTCTGATGTCGGCGGCGCTCAGCGAGCGGTATCCGTGATTGATACGGCGCTAAAGTATGTTGATAGCCATCGAGCAGAACTTGGCGCACTGCAAAACCGATTCAATCACGCCATTACCAATCTAGATAATGTGCATGAGAACCTCGCGGCGTCGAACAGTCGAATCAAAGATACAGACTACGCGAAAGAGACCACACAGCTGGTCAAGCAACAGATCTTGCAACAAGTGAGCACGTCGATATTGGCGCAGGCTAAACAACAGCCGAACCTTGCGATTACCTTGTTAGGTTAA
- a CDS encoding Dyp-type peroxidase, which translates to MSNPQSAILPEAGPFAQYTLLKIKQNPQSVVEKLKALPQLVEELNQQQPGADLTLSIAFTKSFWTQLDAAMPPELIDFPVLGEGEVVAPSSDVDVLIHCHSNRHDLHFYLLRKLMADVEQDVQVVDETYGYRYLDSRDMTDFIDGTENPKEGQRAEVAIIPEGEFAGGSYVMVQRFIHNLPSWNRLNVLAQEKVIGRTKPDSIELDDVPAASHVGRVDIKEEGKGLKIVRHSLPYGSVSGEHGLLFIAYCNTLHNFKAMLESMYGVTDGKTDQLLRFTKAVTGAYFFSPSAQMLQSLKLK; encoded by the coding sequence ATGTCAAACCCTCAAAGTGCAATACTTCCTGAAGCGGGCCCATTCGCTCAGTATACGTTACTGAAAATCAAACAAAATCCGCAGTCGGTCGTAGAGAAACTCAAAGCATTACCGCAACTCGTCGAAGAGCTTAACCAGCAGCAACCTGGCGCAGATTTGACGCTGTCGATTGCTTTCACCAAGTCATTCTGGACTCAACTTGACGCTGCAATGCCGCCAGAACTGATTGATTTCCCAGTTCTCGGTGAAGGCGAGGTGGTCGCGCCGAGCTCAGACGTTGATGTCTTGATCCATTGCCACTCAAACCGTCATGATTTGCATTTCTATCTACTGCGCAAGTTGATGGCTGACGTTGAGCAAGACGTGCAAGTTGTTGATGAAACTTACGGTTACCGTTACCTTGACTCTCGCGATATGACGGACTTTATCGATGGTACCGAGAATCCGAAGGAAGGCCAGCGCGCGGAAGTGGCGATCATTCCGGAAGGTGAGTTTGCTGGTGGCAGTTATGTCATGGTGCAACGCTTCATTCATAATCTGCCTTCTTGGAATCGCTTGAATGTGTTGGCGCAAGAGAAAGTGATTGGTCGTACTAAGCCAGATTCTATCGAGCTAGACGATGTGCCTGCGGCTTCCCATGTTGGTCGCGTTGACATTAAAGAAGAAGGCAAAGGGTTGAAGATTGTTCGCCACAGTCTTCCATATGGCAGTGTCTCTGGCGAACATGGCCTACTGTTTATTGCCTACTGCAACACTCTCCATAACTTCAAAGCCATGCTAGAAAGCATGTATGGCGTGACTGACGGTAAAACCGATCAACTCCTGCGCTTTACTAAAGCGGTGACGGGGGCTTATTTCTTCTCACCGTCTGCACAGATGCTTCAGTCACTGAAACTAAAGTGA